The region CCTTGACGTTGATGATATTCATTGTTTACACCAGGCATCATGTGTTTGCATCAATACAATGATCTTCTACCTTTTGCTAGGTACACACCACATAACTTTAACACAAATGTTAAGTCACATAAACCAATGTTCATTATTCAGGAACACACAAACTGGCGTGCATCTCTTGCACCTTTTTATTACCTGGTTCATCTACAACTCAGTAGTACTACCTCTGAATGATCAAGTAACAGGTGATCGGCATCTGCTTTACATTATTTTTTGAAGCTCTGGTTGCTATTTCTTCTCATGTAAAATTTCTTGACCGCGGAGGATGCTGACTTTGCACTAGCTTCAGCCGGATCGCCATTTTCTCGCTCGCGCATTTCCGGATCCATGCTTCCCCTCAGTGAATAAAGGGTCCTTGCAAGGTCGCTCTCGTTATCCACTTCTTGGGTTGCCATAGCATGCTTCTCCATCTCATTATCCTCAGAGGCGTTTTCCTTTGACATTTTCTCTCCAGTTTCAGTATCCGATTCCTTTTTCGGCTCCTTGTTTGAAGCAATTTCGATATGTGTAGTTTCCTTGTCTGAAGTCTTTGCGCAATCTAAAGTTGTTTCATTCGTCTGCTTTGGTATTTTCCGTGGCCTGCCCCTTGGACGCTTGGTAGTTTCAGAACTAATTGGTTCTTTGCCTTGCTTGGTAGTCCCTGAACTAATTGGTTCTTTGCCTTGCTTGGTAGTAATTGGTTCTTTGCCTTGTTTGGTAGTCTCTGAACTAATTGGTTCTTTGCCTTGCTTGGTAGTCTCTGAACTAATTGGTTCTTTGCCTTGCTCGGTAGCCTCTGAACTAATTGGTTCTTTGCCTTTAGCTTGTACGGTATTGACCCTCTTTTCTTTTGGGTCAGACCGAGGATTCATGCTAGCAGAGGTGCCACCATGAGCTGCAACATGGTAAGGTAAAATCATTAGGCACAATAAAGAGGAAACACACAACGTGTCATATTGATTTATAATCAAAGTAATGTATGAAGTGCATATTGGTTCGAAACTTTGGTTGTATCGACCGCTGTCAGGTTTGACATATATACTTTGGTTCTCCAAATTTAAGATTCAGTAACCGTACAACAAAGGTTCATAAATTAGGTAACTATTATACAGACTGAGGCCAAACAGAACATGAAGGAGAGGAACTGCTGTAGAACATTGTCCAGATACTATATCAAAAGATTGTAAACATTGTAGCCTGTGTACTTCCAATATCTTCTCTACAACAATTTAAAGCAAAACATCACTCACAAGATTCTAATATTAAACAACAGAATTTGATATGCAGAGTTTAACTTTCATTCCTGGGACATGGACATGATGTGCAGATTTTGTCAAACGTGCAGATCTTTTTCAATTTCATTCAAATGTTTCCAGCATTTGTAGTAGCAAGTAGAGCGCCAAATGGGAGAGAGTACAAAATGTCAATACCCTTGCCGGGAGCTACCAAATATCCACCAGGATTTTCAGTTCAAGCGGACCAGTGTCGTGTGTGGGTGTTGGGCGAGGCCTCTACTCAGACAGCGACCAACACCTCCTGATCTAGGTCAGTGACATGGACTGGGCCCTATGGGTTGAAGTGGAGATGGGTCAGGCCCAATACCGGTTCAACACTTCCCCTCAAGATGGGTGGTAGATATCTATCAACCAATCTTGCTctgttaaaataaaataaaaattcaaCCCCTCTTGCCATATGCCAGGATACAATCCTCTGCTCCTAGTAGCTTTGTCAAGCAAACTGCAACCTGCTGCCCAGAACTGACATGAGTAAGGCTGATGATCCCATCATCAAGTTTCTCTTTAGTGAAGAAGCAATAAATTTTCACATGGTCTGTCCTATCACGTTAAACTGGGTTATTGACAATGCTTTATAGCTAACTGATTGTCACACAACACTCTCAAGGGTCACTTCCTCAGAAGTTTCAACTCGCTCGATAGGTTCTTCACCCATAGCATCTCACTAAACCCTTGAGATAAAGCTCTATACTAAGCTTTCGTTGTTGATCTAGACACAACTGTCTGTTTCCTGCTTCTCCATGACACCAAATTTCCTCCCAAAAACACATAATAGCCGTTGATCTTCTATCATCTTCATAACTGACCCAATTAGAGTCACTATAGCCAGGCCCCATACCTGTTCAACACCTCCCAAGCACAAATTCAACTCCCTGATGCATCTCATGTACTCTATGAATATATTACCTGGGCATGTTCCTTGACTCCTGAAATCTCCATTGTGCACGGCATGCAAGAGTACTATATAAATATATCTCAAGTACTCTAATAACATTATGGAATATAAAATTACAAGCACAATATTCTTGGTGTATTCTGCGTATTAGTATTAATAGATAAGGAGTTTGAGCGTTTGACTGAACTACCAGAGATAAAGTCCAGTTATACTACAATCCTCACTGCTTGCTGATTTCATGCCCCATAGCATATCAACAACATAATAATGTCAGAAATAAGCAGGGGCATATAGTAGGCTAGTGTCATAAAAAGTTAATTAACATTTAGTACAACAAAGATCAGACCAAACATTTCATATGCAGTAACTTGATGGACTACTCAATAAGAAAATAAAGTATCTAACCAGTAACAAAAAGTAGTTATCAAACTATCAAAATAGAGTTCAACAAAAAGTAGTATAACTGCGCCATATATAGCTATCGAGATATCACCTAACCAATAACAGTAGGAACTATACTCCGAGAACACCATGTAATCAGTAACTGCAGGAACTTACAGAGATTCGACGTCTGGTCATCAGGTAATTTCTTTTCAAAGACCAACGATTGCAcggatttttgttttttcttccctGGTACTTTCAATCGTTTCAGCATTTTTCGAGGCTGGTGGTTAAAAAAACATCTGTCAAGTATAACTCAAAGAAGATCTGAACACTTCTAATTTACGATGAAGGTACATGTACATCCAATAGCAATGACACAGGATCATTGTAGTAGAAACAAGCCTCAGTATAGTCAATATTATTAATTATCGGTATATAAAATAGAAGTGTCAGTCAAAGCAGTAAAACTTTCCTATCATGGATGATATATATTAGCTGCGTACTTTCCCCCATTTTTAGGGGGTTTCCTGCATGATGCTAAATATAATGGCTCATAGGCCTAGTAATGGATAAAAACTCTATTCATAACAATTACCAGATCTGCACATCCATCGAAAGAGTAAATGTCTGTAACACTTCTTCTTGGAAGATAGGCATGTCTACTTATTACTCCAGTCTGAAGGTAGCTTATTACAGATTTCAGTGTTCGGAATAGAAGATGACTGACAGGATCAGTATAGTACTGCACAGTCAAATAATCAATGATTAAATAACAAAATGAAATCAATTCCATCAATGAATTTTAAAGGAATAGGAAGATGGTCTGTTGTAATGTACCGGGTCTTTTCTAATTCCATCGTTGCACTTTCTAAATACCAATTCTTTCACCCATCCTTTCGGTAGCCCATCTGGATTGAATTCCACCTGTGCAAGTATCTGCAAATAGGTCCAAAGcttaattctgaaaatagttacaaTTTTGTATAGATATTGTGTTGTTCAAATAGGAGAACAGTTCCAGCAATAGTCATACATTATCTTCAGAGATGGTGTCACACAGCCCCTTCACATCACATTCAGAAATCTTCCCTTCATTCACATAGCGCAATACATCTTCTTTTGAGAAGAATCGCATTCCAGTAGGCAGATGAACGTAGAACTACAAAAGACATCCAGACATGGTAAAAATGATGTCTAATCTCTTGAGGCACTGCTACAAAAATATGACTACCAAATTAACATTGTATATTTATTACGTTCACCCACTCTCTAGCTGTACCCAATGGaattaaaatattttatctctatACAGGCAATGTATTCTACTATTAAACAAGAAAAAAATACATAGAGCTATTCTAGAAGCAAGCACGGAACAGTAGTAACTTAGAAATAATACATTGTTCTTTTCAGATACACCTGAACAAGTCTGTCATACTTTTTTGATCTCTTATGTGTGTAGCTGCACTAACCTCCCACCACATATGGACAAATCTGAGTTGCCAGTTTTTTCGAGAAAACGACAAGCCAATAACTAGCATATGCCAAATGTTAATGTGTAAGCAAGTTGAAATCAACCTTGTACATTTTGTCCCGCATCGTCCCAGCTCTGACCTCAACCACCCAACCGTCCGGAAGCCATGAATGCATTTTCTGTATGCAACATTCAAGGAATCACATCTCAAATGTAATCAACACATGACGTTGAAAAAAAAAAATCTCACTCACATGAAACTCGTTGTCCTCAGCGCATGCCTCCGACTCCAATATGCGCTCGTCCATCTCTGAGAACAAATATTCTAGTGCCTCCATCTCCGTCGAGAATGTGTACTCTGACACTGGCGAAGTGTAATACTGCAACGAAACAACGAGAAAGCAACGAAAATTATTTGAGACCTCTATTGTCTTCTGCTTCTTGTTCTCTTTCTCTTTAGGGGCATGTATGTCTGCGAGGAGCTGCTTACTGCACTCAGTTGCTTCGTTTTTGCTCTTGGCAAACTCATAAGGAATTTTTTTTAATAACTCTGTTTAGTCCAGTATACTATTTTACAGAAAattttcagctgcattttggtaggGGAGTCCCCTCTAGTTTACACAAGATAGGTACTGCATCTCAGCCCAACATCAACATGGTCAAAATACTAGATTCGGCATAGAAGCATGATAATAGATTCGGAATCATGCAAATAAAGTTCAGCATACAAACAGAGTAGGGGAGTACCCGGTAGGTCGAGCCGCCATCACCATGGCGAACATTTATGATCCAACCATCGGGGAGCCAGAACGGCGCCTCCTTCAAGGCCTCTGCATTTTCATCAAATTCAACCTCCTCTGGTCCCTCTGCCTCCACAATCTCCTTCCCCTGTTTCTTCGGCTCTTCTGCCTCTGTTTGATGCTTCAATTCATGGTCATCCAAGACCGCCACCGGTGGCTCCGAGTCTTCCTTGTCTCTGTGGGATAAGCAGAAAATAGTGGCATGGATGCTAAATTAGACACAGAGTCGCCGACAAATGAGtagcacaaagcatgaaactcagttTGACAGAACAAATAAGTATAATTTTGTTGATATACTAAACCGTATAAAAGCAATCTTGTCTAAATAGACATAGCAATCTACTCCAATTAGCTAGGAATCGCAAGCCCAGACCATGGCACCAACGCTGCGAATTTTAGCATATACGGAGTAACAAATTCACAGTTCACGCCGGACAGAGGAAGCAGGGGCGAACCTGGCGCGAACGGACCGGCGGGAGGGAGAAGCCCCGCGCTTTCTCCtcgaaggaggggaggaggaggggccgCCGGCGTCGGGCGGAGGGGCGACGGGGGGCGGGGCCGGGGCGGGCGGCGCCTCGTCGTCCGGCGGCTGGCGGCGGGCACGCGCCCGCGCGGAGCGGCGAGGGCCCGAGCCGGAGGGGGTGGTCATCGGCCGGAGGGCTCGctcgccgtcgccggccaccggcTCGCGGCGCGAGGAGCGGCGAGGTGGGCGGGATCGGCCGGTGGCCGGCAGCGCGCTGGGGAGAGCAGAGTGTTCCGCGAGTGGAGGCCGGGGGCAGGGGGCAGGTGTCTAGGTGGGCGTGGCGCGTGGGTCCCGCGGTGACTGGCCGGGCCCGCCACCTGGCCTTGCCGTTACCGCGGCAGGAAAGGTGACGTGACAGTGGGTCGGGTTCTGCGCGCGAGGGGTGGCACGTGAGGCGCATGCGGCCGGCAAAAAACATAAATTTGACCTCAGCACGAAACTATTTCACAAACTAAACTATGTTTGAAAGTATTTCACCCAACTGACCTTTAATGTGCAGCGCCCAACAGCAAGGCGCTACACTTTTACTGTGCAGCGCCTAACACACAGGCGCCACACTGTGCAGCGCCTAACTGTAAGGAGCTGCACTACACTGTGCAGCGCCTAACTGTAAGGAGTTGCACAGTAGAGTGCAGCGCCTTACTGTTGGGAGCTGCACAAAAGGGTCAGCGGTGTGAAATATTTTCAAAAACAATTTAGTTTGTGAAATACTTTCGCTTTGAGGTCAAATTTGTCAATTCTGCCCATGCGGCCGGCATCCGCCTCCGGCCACGGAAAAGCAGTACCATGCCCACGCTCGACCCGATGAGGACCCTCAAAGCGAGCGGTTTTTTCAAGGGTATATAAGGCCAACTTCACCGCGCGATCTTAAATTGACGTTCGTTTTACCCGGATTTTGTACATTTTGTCTTGGATGCGGTAGCCGTGCGCCCAACGCACGGCCGCATCCTTTGGTCCCATCTTGTCCGCCTTCAAAGAAAACAATGTTTCAAATACCAGCGACCTAGTTCACGCCAGCGGGCCCTATTTTacgccggcaacaaagccagctGCCTACatgtcctcgccggcaacacagctaGCGACCGGCAACACAGCCGAcctccaaaatgaatagttttGTTCGCCGGCAACATAGCCAACCTCCAAAATGAATAAGTTTCTCGCCGGCACACAGCCAGCGACCCAGTGGGcggtgatgaggatacagacctggggtagggtcataggcctgacctatacgtcctacccaaggtcactaccccagaagataaaAAGACCAAGAATCCACTCGACGACCGAATCACTCGACCGTCATCCCccaccgtcactcgaccatatgggggGTCACTCGACTATATCGAGGACCAGGAGTCGGAAAAGCACGCAACGGCCGggcattcactccttagtcttcatgagcattaagagtatttaagactgccgttaccagtaacacccttactttatgtacattaagctccTTGTAATGGAGGttggttggggtcctggcgcactctatataagccacccccttctctgggacaagggttcgcaccccctgtattaGAACGAAcacaatccaatcgaccgcctacgggcaccgagacgtagggctattacttcctccgagaagggcctgaactcgtaaacctcatgTATACATCTTCataatagctaagatcttgcctctccatacctaccccccctttctactgtcagcctt is a window of Triticum dicoccoides isolate Atlit2015 ecotype Zavitan chromosome 2B, WEW_v2.0, whole genome shotgun sequence DNA encoding:
- the LOC119362154 gene encoding uncharacterized protein LOC119362154 isoform X1 — its product is MTTPSGSGPRRSARARARRQPPDDEAPPAPAPPPVAPPPDAGGPSSSPPSRRKRGASPSRRSVRARDKEDSEPPVAVLDDHELKHQTEAEEPKKQGKEIVEAEGPEEVEFDENAEALKEAPFWLPDGWIINVRHGDGGSTYRYYTSPVSEYTFSTEMEALEYLFSEMDERILESEACAEDNEFHKMHSWLPDGWVVEVRAGTMRDKMYKFYVHLPTGMRFFSKEDVLRYVNEGKISECDVKGLCDTISEDNLWTYLQILAQVEFNPDGLPKGWVKELVFRKCNDGIRKDPYYTDPVSHLLFRTLKSVISYLQTGVISRHAYLPRRSVTDIYSFDGCADLPRKMLKRLKVPGKKKQKSVQSLVFEKKLPDDQTSNLSHGGTSASMNPRSDPKEKRVNTVQAKGKEPISSEATEQGKEPISSETTKQGKEPISSETTKQGKEPITTKQGKEPISSGTTKQGKEPISSETTKRPRGRPRKIPKQTNETTLDCAKTSDKETTHIEIASNKEPKKESDTETGEKMSKENASEDNEMEKHAMATQEVDNESDLARTLYSLRGSMDPEMRERENGDPAEASAKSASSAVKKFYMRRNSNQSFKK
- the LOC119362154 gene encoding uncharacterized protein LOC119362154 isoform X2, with protein sequence MTTPSGSGPRRSARARARRQPPDDEAPPAPAPPPVAPPPDAGGPSSSPPSRRKRGASPSRRSVRARDKEDSEPPVAVLDDHELKHQTEAEEPKKQGKEIVEAEGPEEVEFDENAEALKEAPFWLPDGWIINVRHGDGGSTYRYYTSPVSEYTFSTEMEALEYLFSEMDERILESEACAEDNEFHKMHSWLPDGWVVEVRAGTMRDKMYKFYVHLPTGMRFFSKEDVLRYVNEGKISECDVKGLCDTISEDNILAQVEFNPDGLPKGWVKELVFRKCNDGIRKDPYYTDPVSHLLFRTLKSVISYLQTGVISRHAYLPRRSVTDIYSFDGCADLPRKMLKRLKVPGKKKQKSVQSLVFEKKLPDDQTSNLSHGGTSASMNPRSDPKEKRVNTVQAKGKEPISSEATEQGKEPISSETTKQGKEPISSETTKQGKEPITTKQGKEPISSGTTKQGKEPISSETTKRPRGRPRKIPKQTNETTLDCAKTSDKETTHIEIASNKEPKKESDTETGEKMSKENASEDNEMEKHAMATQEVDNESDLARTLYSLRGSMDPEMRERENGDPAEASAKSASSAVKKFYMRRNSNQSFKK